CCCACGGCGCTGGCCGTGCTCGGCATGACCCGCGAGGAGTGCGAGGAGCACCCGGAGTCGCTGGCCGCCCGGGTGCTGGCCCAGGACATGCCCCGGCTGTTCGCCGAGGCCCGGCGGGTACTGGACCGGCAGACCGACTTCAGCCTCTACTTCCGGCTCCGGCACCCGGACGACGACGCCCGCTGGACCCACGCCCAGGGCCGGGTGCTGCGCGACACCGACGGACGCGTGCTGCGCGTGGTCGGCGTCGTCCGGGACGCCCGGCCCGACGTGGAGGCCCGCGAGTCCCACGCCGCGGACCCCACCGGCGCCCGCCACGCCGACATGGTGCAGGAGCTCACCACCGCGCTCACCCGGGCCGCCACCGTCGAGGAGGTCACCGAGGCCCTCGTCCGGGCGGGGCTGCTCGGTCCGGCCACGGTCAAGAGCGTCGCCGTCTGCTGCGAGGACCACGGCCATGTGCTGCTGCTGGCCTCCCGGGGCTTCCCGGCCCCGGTGGTCCGCGCGCTGCGGATGAGCCGGCTGGAGGACCCGCTGCCGCTGAGCGAGGCGATCCGCACCGGCCGGCCCGCCTTCCTCGACGACCACGCCGCCCTGCTCGAGGGCTACCCGCAGCTGCGCCGCCTGCTGCCCGCGGACGAGCGCGTCGGCTACGCCGTCCTGCCGCTGACCGCGCAGGGCCGGACCTTCGGCGCGGTCGGCCTGGCCTCCGAGGGCGGCGGTTTCCCGCCACGGGTGCGCACCGTGCTGCTCGCGCTCAGCGGCACCATCGCCCAGTCGCTCCAGCGCGCGCTCCTCTACGACCGCACCCGGGAGATGGCCGCCGGGCTCCAGACCAGCATGCTCCCGGCCCGGCTGCCGCAGACGCCCGTCCTCACCCTCGCCGCCCGCTACCGCCCCGCGCCGTTCGCCCACGAGGTCGGCGGCGACTGGTACGACGCGCTGCCGCTGTCCGGCGGCCGTACCGCCCTGGTCATCGGCGACGTCCAGGGGCACGACGTGCACGCCGCCGCCGTCATGGGGCAGTTGCGCACGGCCCTGCGGGCCTATCTCGCCGAGGGGCACTCGGCGCGGGCCGCGCTGAGCCGGGCCGGGCGGTTCCTCGCGGAACTGGGCACCGATCGGTTCGCCACCTGCACCCTCGCCGTGCTCGACCCGGGGGCCGACGAGGCGGAGATCGTCCGCGCCGGGCACCTCGGGCCGCTGGTGCGGCACGCGGACGGGCGGTGCGCCTGGTACCCCGTGGCCGGGGGGATGCCGTTGGGGATCTTCCCGGGGGAGGAGTGCCCCAGTACCCGGATTCCGTTCGGGGCGGGGGCGACGATGGTGCTGTGCACCGACGGGCTGGTGGAGTCACGGACGGCGGACATCCAGGAGGGCAAGGACGCGTTGGTGCGGGTGCTGGGGGCGGGGCCAGTGGGGGCGGGGCCGGTGGGGGAGGGGGCGTTGGAGCCGCTCGCCGATCATCTGCTGACCGCTGTCGCGGATCCGGCGGGGAACGCGGACGACATCGCGTTGCTCGTCGCCCGTCGGGCGGCGGCGCCTGATACCGATTGAACGATTCATCACAGTGCGGGTGTTGTGTGATCAAGTTGTGACGGCAACTGACCAGTATTCATCCAAGATCCGTTGACGTGGATCATGTGGGCTGTCTACCGTCCGGACAATCGCGTTGAAACCATTCACGCTGTCGTCAGCGCGGTGTAACTACTCAGCCCTGTAAAGGACTTGCGTCATGCGCTCGCCGAACGCCCGTCGTACCTGTGTCGCCCTGGCCGCCGCCGCCTCGCTCAGCGCGGCGCTCACCGCCTGCGGGGGCAACGAGGACGACAGCGCCTCGGGTGCGCGGTCGGCGGACCCCGACGCCACCGTCAAGACGGGCCTGACAGTGGCCTTCCTGCCCAAACAGCGGGACAACAACCTGTACTTCACCAACGCCGACCTCGGCGCCAAGTCGGCCGTCGAGGAACTCGGCTCCGCCTACGAGGACTTCGGCTCCAGCAGCGCCACCGACATCGCCGGGCAGAACGCGTACATCAAGATGCTCGCCCAGCAGGAGGTCGACGCCCTGGCCGTCTCCGCGCAGGATCCGGCCAAACTGTGCACCGAGTTGAAGAGCGCGATGAAGCAGGGCGTCGTGGTCGTCACCTACGACTCGGACACCAACCCCGAGTGCCGTGACGTCTTCGTCTCCCAGGCCTCCGCGGAGGACCTCGGCCGTACCGAGGTGCAGCTGATGGCCGAACAGATCGGCAACCAGGGCGAGATCGCGATCCTGTCCGCGTCCAGGACCGCGGAGAACCAGAACTCCTGGATCGACTACATGAAGGACGAGCTGAAGAAGCCCGCCTACAAGGACATGAAGCTGGTCGAGATCGCCTACGGCGACGACGACCCGGACAAGTCCGTCCAGGAGGCGCAGCGCCTGCTCCAGAAGTACCCCGGCCTCAAGGGCATCATCTCCCCGACCACCATCGGCATCGAGGCCGCGGCGCGCGTGGTGTCCGGGTCCGCCACGTACAAGGGCAAGGTGAAGATCACCGGTCTCGGCACACCCAACGAGATGCGCAAGTACGTCGAGGACGGCACGGTCGAGGCGTTCGAGCTGTGGGACCCGGCCAAGCTCGGCGAGCTCACCGCCCGCGCGGCCATCGCGCTGGCCTCGGGGCAGATCACCGGCGACAAGGGGGAGAGCTTCAAGGCCGGCGGCATGGGCGAGTACACCATCGGCGAGGACGGCGTGATCAACCTCGGCAAGCCGCAGGTCTTCGACAAGGACAACATCGACCAGTTCGACTTCTGACGCTCAGTCCTTGCCCAGCGCCCGCTGGTCGGCGAGCGCGATCGCCAGCTCGCCGGCCGCCGTCGGGTGCAGCGGCGCCCGGTCCGTCGTCCCCTGCACGAACGGCTGCTTCGTGCACAGCCCGTGCCCGGTGAACAGCGGCCGAACGGCGGTCGCGCCCGCGCTCTCGGCGCCCTTGCGCAGCACCGAGTTGAGGGCCGCGAGGCGGGAGCGCAGCACCTTGGCCTTCTCCTCGGTGAGCCCTTCGTCCTTGAGACAGCCGAGGTCCTCGCCGAAGGGGTCGTAGTACTCGTTGACCAGTACCTTCGGATGCTGGGGCAGGTCGGAGAGCTGGCTGAGCAGCTTCTCGTAGTCCAGCGTGAACCGGGAGATCCGGCGTTGGAAGAAGGCGTCCGAGGCCTTGTCGTCGCAGCTCGGCGAGGCGGCGCAGAGCCGGACGAGGTCCGCCCAGCCGACGTCGTTGGCCCCGACGCTGACGATGACCAGCGAGGCGTCCGTGGCCCGCTGCGCCTCGGCGAGCTGCGGCGGTGCCACCCGGTCGCCGAGTATCTGCACCCCGAGCAGCCCGTCGCGGACCGTGGCGCCGGAGCAGGCGAGGTTGAGCACCTTCCAGCGATTGTTCTCCGCGAGCACTCGCGCGTACGCGTCGGCGCTGCGCTTGCACGCCGTGTCCAGCGCGCCGGGGTCCGGCAGCGGCCGGTTGCCCGTGCCGGCCGCGGTGGAGTCCCCGAGGACCACGGCCCGTACGTCGCCGAGCACCGGGCCCTCGGCGCGCGGCACCGCGGTGACCGGGCTGCGGCCCACCAGGTCCGCGAGCGACCGCACCTTGCGCAGGGCGTCGGGGGTGGAGGAGGCCAGCAGGTAGAAGCCGACGGCGTTGAGCGCGCACACCACCGCGACGCCGGCCGCCAGCATCCGTACGGTGCGGCGCCACGGCATGCGGCGCAGTCCCGTCCAGGCGGCGAGCAGCAGCAGGACCAGGCCGACGGCGACGGCCGTCTCCCACAGGCCGTAGCCGAGCCAGCCCGAGGCCAGCCTGCCCTTGAGATGCAGTGCGAGCTGGCTGTGGTCGCCGGACTGGAGCAGATGGTCGACCTGGGAGTCGGTGGCGATGTGCGTGAGCTGGAGCCGCGGCCGGATCGGCCCGTCGAAGTGCACCTTCGTCGGGATCGGCCGGCCGAACAGATCGAGCTCACCGGGCCCGGACAGGCTCAGCCCCAGGGGCGCGGCCCCCACCCGGACGGTCTGGCCCGCCACCGTCACCGACTGGAGCGGCGTGATGCGCACGGCCAGCCACACGGCCGCGAGTGCCGCCGCGGCCATGCCGACGACATGGGCGAGGACGATCCCGGTGCGGCGCAGCACGGGGTGCGGGCGACGCAGTACCGGCTTGGCGCGGTCAAGCACCGGCTTCGCGCGGTCAAGCACCGGCCCGAGGCGGCGCGGCACCGGCCTCACCGGGCACCGCCCGCTCGCCCTCCGCGCCCGCCCGAGGCTTTGGCGGGGCTCCCCGCCGTTCTCGCGGCACCGCCCGCCGCTTCCGCGAGGCCGTCCGTCGGTCTTGCCGGTCCGTCCTCCGCGCTTCCCGTCGCTTCCTCCGGTCCTCCGGTCACTGCCGGTCGCCTCCGCCCCGTCGGTCCGTCGTCACCGGTCCGCGGGCGCCCGCGGACCACCGCGGGGGCGCACGCGCGCCGGTCATCCCGGTTGAAGTGCCCCGCGCCGGGCCTCCTACGCCTCTCCCGGCGGACGCCGTCCCTGGCCCGGGACGGCGTCCCGGAGCCGGTCGGCGATCCGGAGCACGGGGCCGAGCACCTTGTGCGCGGCGGGGGAGTGCGGTGCCGACGGGTGGGGGCGCAACGGCGCCCTCGTCAGGGTGATCCGCACCTTGTCCCCGAGGAAGACCAACTGCTCCTCGGAGACCTCGGCGGCGAGCAGCGGGAACAGCCGGTTCTCCTCGTCGGCCACATGGGCGCGGACCTCGCGGATCAGTTCCGTCAGCGCCCGGTCGAGGTCCGGGTGGCCCGCGGGCAGGCCGTCGAGGGCGGCGGCGAGCCGCTCGACGGCGGCGTGGTCGGCGATCTCCTTGTCCGCCAGGGCGTCCCCGTCCGGGACGTGCTCGCGCACCGCCGGGTACAGGAACGCCTCCTCTGCGGAGGAGTGCCGCATCAGCCGGCTCACGGCCCGGTCCGCGCAGACCCGGCGTTCCGGGCTCGACGGGGGCAGTTCCTCGATCCGCGCGAAGAGCCGCTCCACCTCGCGGTGGTCGCTGGTCAGTTCCTCGATGACGGTTCCGCCGTGCCACGGCATCGCGGTCACCTGCCTTCCGGGCCCTGGGCTGTCCCCGGCGCCGTACGCGGCCGGGCCGTTCGGCGGGTCCCCGTGGTCCGGTACGCCGAAACGGCGGGCGGAGCGGACGGCGTCCGCCGCGCGCCACCGTGTGCGGCCCCGGTGGTGCCGGGCGTATGTCATGAGGCGACGTCAGGATGCGGCCGGGCGCCGGGTCCTGCGGCCGTACGCCTCTTGATGCCGGTTTCAAGAAGTCGTGTCGATGTTGTTGACGCCGAGTCGAACAAGGCGCACATTACTTCTCGGTAGAACCGTTCGGTAACCGAGTGGCACCTCCCCGCTCCCCCCGTCACCCGTCCTCGCCGACGGCGTGCCCGGCGTCCCCGCGCCCTGCCGCCGCCGGCCTCTCTTGAGCCGCCGAGTTCCCCACCCGTACGCCGCCGGGCACCGCCGTGCCCGGATCCGGCCTGCCCGACTCCGAGGAGAGAGCAGAATGCCCAGACGTGCACTCCGCCGTGCCCTGACGGCCGCCGCCACCGCCGCGAGCGCACTGGCCCTCGGCCTGGCCGCCCCCAGCGGCGCCCACGCCGCCGCGCCCCTGCCGTACGTCGCCCTCGGCGACAGCTACAGCGCCGGTTCCGGCGTGCTGCCCGCCGACCTCTCGGCACCCCTGCTCTGCCTGCGCTCCACGCTGAACTACCCGCACGTCATCGCCGAACGCACCGGCGCCGACCTCACCGACGTCACCTGCGGCGCCGCCGAGACCGGCGATTTCACCGAGGCCCAGTACCCCGGCGTCCCCGCGCAGCTCGACGCGGTCAAGAGCGACACCCGCCTGGTCACCCTCACCATCGGCGGCAACGACAACGACACCTTCATCGGCGCCATGCTGGCCTGCGGCACCGCCGGCATCGTCACGGCCGGACACGGCAGCCCCTGCAAGACGCTGTACGGCAGCACGTTCGACGACCAGATCGACGACACCACCTACCCCGCCGTCAAGGCCGCCCTCCAGAAGGTGCGCGCCAAGGCACCCAACGCCCGGGTCGCCGCGCTCGGCTACCCCTGGATCATGCCGGCCACCGCCGACAGTTCCTGCTTCCTCAAGATGCCCATCGCCTCCGGCGACGTGCCGTACCTGCGCGGCATCCAGGCCCACCTCAACGAGGTCATCGGGCGGGCCGCCCGGGAGACCGGCGCCACCTTCGTCGACTTCTCCAAGACCTCCGACGGGCACGACGCCTGCGCGTCGAGCGGCACCCGCTGGATCGAGCCCCTCCTCTTCGGCACCAACGTCGTCCCCGTCCACCCCAACGCCCGCGGCGAGCGCGCGATGGCCGAGCAGACGATGTCGGCCCTCGGCCTCGGCTGACTCCCCGACCGGCCCACCGACCGGTGGCCCGCCGCCGTACCACGCCGGCGGCGGGCCACCACCTCGCTCACCGGCGAACCGCCCGGCTCAGCCGCGTCCGGACCGGTCGGTGACCGGAGGCCGGGCCGGAGCCTCGTCGTGGGAACGCCGGCGCCGCCGCACCCGCCACACCACGAGCAGCACCACCACGAGCACCGCGACCACGAGGGCGGCGGCCCGCCCGACCAGGCTCTCGGCGTGCTGGTACGCGGCGCCCGCCCCGTACCCCAGCAGCGTGAACCCGACCCCCCACACCAGCCCGCCCAACGCGTTGAACAGCAGGAACCGCC
The DNA window shown above is from Streptomyces sp. NBC_00670 and carries:
- a CDS encoding SpoIIE family protein phosphatase; translation: MSGMGVEGGSGVGDTAGADVAGVPALVGVGGVVWEPAAGRLCCDPTALAVLGMTREECEEHPESLAARVLAQDMPRLFAEARRVLDRQTDFSLYFRLRHPDDDARWTHAQGRVLRDTDGRVLRVVGVVRDARPDVEARESHAADPTGARHADMVQELTTALTRAATVEEVTEALVRAGLLGPATVKSVAVCCEDHGHVLLLASRGFPAPVVRALRMSRLEDPLPLSEAIRTGRPAFLDDHAALLEGYPQLRRLLPADERVGYAVLPLTAQGRTFGAVGLASEGGGFPPRVRTVLLALSGTIAQSLQRALLYDRTREMAAGLQTSMLPARLPQTPVLTLAARYRPAPFAHEVGGDWYDALPLSGGRTALVIGDVQGHDVHAAAVMGQLRTALRAYLAEGHSARAALSRAGRFLAELGTDRFATCTLAVLDPGADEAEIVRAGHLGPLVRHADGRCAWYPVAGGMPLGIFPGEECPSTRIPFGAGATMVLCTDGLVESRTADIQEGKDALVRVLGAGPVGAGPVGEGALEPLADHLLTAVADPAGNADDIALLVARRAAAPDTD
- the rhaS gene encoding rhamnose ABC transporter substrate-binding protein gives rise to the protein MRSPNARRTCVALAAAASLSAALTACGGNEDDSASGARSADPDATVKTGLTVAFLPKQRDNNLYFTNADLGAKSAVEELGSAYEDFGSSSATDIAGQNAYIKMLAQQEVDALAVSAQDPAKLCTELKSAMKQGVVVVTYDSDTNPECRDVFVSQASAEDLGRTEVQLMAEQIGNQGEIAILSASRTAENQNSWIDYMKDELKKPAYKDMKLVEIAYGDDDPDKSVQEAQRLLQKYPGLKGIISPTTIGIEAAARVVSGSATYKGKVKITGLGTPNEMRKYVEDGTVEAFELWDPAKLGELTARAAIALASGQITGDKGESFKAGGMGEYTIGEDGVINLGKPQVFDKDNIDQFDF
- a CDS encoding SGNH/GDSL hydrolase family protein; amino-acid sequence: MLDRAKPVLDRAKPVLRRPHPVLRRTGIVLAHVVGMAAAALAAVWLAVRITPLQSVTVAGQTVRVGAAPLGLSLSGPGELDLFGRPIPTKVHFDGPIRPRLQLTHIATDSQVDHLLQSGDHSQLALHLKGRLASGWLGYGLWETAVAVGLVLLLLAAWTGLRRMPWRRTVRMLAAGVAVVCALNAVGFYLLASSTPDALRKVRSLADLVGRSPVTAVPRAEGPVLGDVRAVVLGDSTAAGTGNRPLPDPGALDTACKRSADAYARVLAENNRWKVLNLACSGATVRDGLLGVQILGDRVAPPQLAEAQRATDASLVIVSVGANDVGWADLVRLCAASPSCDDKASDAFFQRRISRFTLDYEKLLSQLSDLPQHPKVLVNEYYDPFGEDLGCLKDEGLTEEKAKVLRSRLAALNSVLRKGAESAGATAVRPLFTGHGLCTKQPFVQGTTDRAPLHPTAAGELAIALADQRALGKD
- a CDS encoding hemerythrin domain-containing protein, with the protein product MPWHGGTVIEELTSDHREVERLFARIEELPPSSPERRVCADRAVSRLMRHSSAEEAFLYPAVREHVPDGDALADKEIADHAAVERLAAALDGLPAGHPDLDRALTELIREVRAHVADEENRLFPLLAAEVSEEQLVFLGDKVRITLTRAPLRPHPSAPHSPAAHKVLGPVLRIADRLRDAVPGQGRRPPGEA
- a CDS encoding SGNH/GDSL hydrolase family protein, whose translation is MPRRALRRALTAAATAASALALGLAAPSGAHAAAPLPYVALGDSYSAGSGVLPADLSAPLLCLRSTLNYPHVIAERTGADLTDVTCGAAETGDFTEAQYPGVPAQLDAVKSDTRLVTLTIGGNDNDTFIGAMLACGTAGIVTAGHGSPCKTLYGSTFDDQIDDTTYPAVKAALQKVRAKAPNARVAALGYPWIMPATADSSCFLKMPIASGDVPYLRGIQAHLNEVIGRAARETGATFVDFSKTSDGHDACASSGTRWIEPLLFGTNVVPVHPNARGERAMAEQTMSALGLG